The following coding sequences lie in one Synechococcus sp. PCC 7336 genomic window:
- the ispG gene encoding (E)-4-hydroxy-3-methylbut-2-enyl-diphosphate synthase, translated as MQTLEPPKTCLNPSQANLELTYPRRQTRAVPIGNVMLGGGYPVVVQSMINEDTKDINGAVAAIRRLHELGCEVVRVTVPSLGHAKAVEQIRQQLYATYQPVPLVADVHHNGMKIALEVAKHVDNVRINPGLYVFEQAKTSDGEYSQAEFDRVRDKIRATLEPLVISLREQNKSMRIGVNHGSLAERMLFTYGDTPEGMVESALEFIEICQELDFHNLTLSFKASRVPVMLAAYRLAAKRLDALGYNFPFHLGVTEAGDGEYGRIKSTAGIGTLLAEGIGDTIRVSLTEAPEKEIPVCYSILQALGLRKTMVEYVACPSCGRTLFNLETVLHEVREATQHLTGLDIAVMGCIVNGPGEMADADYGYVGKTPGSIALYRGREEVKRVPEDRGVEELIELIKADGRWVEPSASQA; from the coding sequence ATGCAAACACTCGAACCCCCTAAAACCTGCCTCAACCCCTCCCAAGCTAACCTCGAACTGACTTACCCCCGCCGCCAAACCCGTGCGGTTCCCATCGGTAACGTTATGCTCGGCGGCGGCTACCCCGTAGTCGTGCAGTCGATGATTAACGAAGATACCAAAGATATCAATGGCGCAGTCGCCGCGATTCGTCGCCTGCACGAACTGGGCTGCGAAGTGGTGCGCGTCACGGTTCCCAGCCTCGGTCACGCCAAAGCAGTCGAGCAGATTCGCCAACAACTGTACGCCACCTATCAACCCGTCCCCCTTGTGGCCGACGTTCACCACAACGGCATGAAAATCGCCCTCGAAGTGGCCAAGCACGTCGATAACGTCCGCATCAATCCCGGCCTCTACGTATTCGAGCAGGCCAAGACTTCAGATGGAGAATACAGCCAAGCAGAATTCGATCGCGTGCGGGATAAAATTCGCGCCACCCTCGAACCCCTCGTGATTTCTTTGCGGGAACAAAACAAATCCATGCGCATCGGCGTCAACCACGGGTCCCTGGCCGAACGGATGCTGTTCACCTACGGCGACACCCCCGAAGGGATGGTAGAGTCCGCCCTCGAATTCATCGAAATCTGTCAGGAGCTGGACTTCCACAACCTCACCCTCTCCTTCAAGGCCTCCCGCGTCCCCGTCATGCTGGCGGCCTACCGACTTGCCGCCAAACGTCTCGACGCCTTGGGCTACAACTTTCCCTTCCACCTCGGCGTCACTGAAGCGGGCGATGGCGAATACGGTCGCATCAAATCCACCGCAGGCATCGGTACCCTGCTGGCTGAAGGCATTGGCGATACCATTCGCGTCTCCCTGACAGAAGCCCCCGAGAAAGAGATCCCCGTCTGCTATAGCATTCTGCAGGCGCTGGGCTTGCGCAAGACGATGGTGGAATATGTCGCTTGCCCCTCCTGCGGTCGCACCTTATTTAATTTAGAAACCGTTCTGCACGAGGTGCGCGAAGCCACCCAACACCTGACCGGTCTCGACATCGCTGTCATGGGCTGCATCGTCAACGGTCCCGGCGAAATGGCCGATGCAGATTACGGTTACGTCGGCAAAACCCCCGGCAGCATCGCTCTCTATCGCGGTCGCGAAGAAGTCAAGCGCGTCCCTGAAGATCGGGGGGTAGAAGAGCTGATCGAACTGATTAAAGCGGACGGTCGCTGGGTGGAACCGTCCGCAAGTCAGGCATAG
- the lipA gene encoding lipoyl synthase — MSRTKANPADLLPLPRWVKRPIGKASEIAKVQQTIKQRGIHTICEEGRCPNRGECYAQQTATFLLMGPVCTRACSFCQVSKGRPDALDPDEPQKVAESVEILGLKYVVLTSVARDDLTDQGAGWFVQVMEAIRRRNPATLIEVLTPDFRGDRACIKTVVDANPICYNHNIETVRRLSGPVRRGAKYDRSLAVLRAVKEFAPTTTTKSGLMLGHGETKAEVIEAMQDLLAIGCDRLTLGQYLQPSLEHRLVAKYWTPAEFDEMGAIARELGFKHVRSGPLVRSSYHAAEMV, encoded by the coding sequence ATGTCCCGAACCAAAGCCAATCCTGCCGACTTACTGCCTCTGCCCCGTTGGGTCAAGCGTCCGATTGGCAAGGCCAGCGAAATCGCTAAAGTGCAGCAAACCATTAAGCAGCGAGGCATTCACACCATTTGCGAAGAGGGTCGCTGCCCCAATCGCGGCGAATGTTACGCCCAACAAACGGCCACCTTCCTGCTCATGGGGCCGGTCTGCACGCGGGCTTGCTCGTTCTGTCAGGTGAGTAAGGGGCGTCCCGATGCGTTGGACCCAGACGAGCCCCAAAAAGTGGCGGAGTCGGTTGAGATTCTGGGGCTTAAGTATGTCGTACTGACCTCAGTCGCCCGAGACGACTTGACTGACCAAGGGGCTGGCTGGTTCGTGCAGGTGATGGAGGCAATTCGCCGACGCAATCCAGCCACCCTGATTGAAGTCCTCACCCCCGATTTTCGAGGCGATCGCGCTTGCATCAAAACGGTGGTAGATGCCAATCCCATTTGCTACAACCACAACATCGAAACGGTGCGCCGTCTCTCCGGTCCCGTGCGTCGCGGCGCAAAGTACGATCGCTCCTTAGCAGTGCTCCGCGCTGTCAAAGAGTTTGCCCCCACCACGACCACAAAGTCGGGGTTAATGCTAGGGCATGGCGAGACCAAAGCAGAAGTGATAGAGGCAATGCAGGATCTGCTCGCCATTGGATGCGATCGCCTCACGCTAGGCCAATACCTGCAGCCATCGCTAGAGCACCGTCTCGTGGCGAAATATTGGACGCCGGCAGAGTTTGACGAAATGGGGGCGATCGCCCGCGAACTGGGTTTCAAGCACGTTCGCTCCGGCCCCCTCGTGCGCAGTTCCTACCATGCAGCCGAAATGGTTTAG
- a CDS encoding PCP reductase family protein, with the protein MSQLEWTPDAEARMKEVPFFVRRAARKKIEKFAVEEGVSTIDGEFCDRARAKFNANRR; encoded by the coding sequence ATGAGCCAGCTAGAGTGGACCCCAGACGCCGAAGCCAGGATGAAAGAGGTTCCTTTTTTTGTGCGGCGGGCTGCCCGCAAGAAGATTGAGAAATTTGCCGTTGAAGAAGGTGTCTCCACGATTGATGGCGAGTTTTGCGATCGCGCCCGAGCGAAATTTAACGCCAATCGGCGCTAG
- a CDS encoding aldo/keto reductase → MEKRTLGRSEVQIAPILMGTWQAGKNLWVGIEDEQTTQAIRAAVEAGMTTIDTAEIYGEGYSERIIATALAGLPRDRVELASKVFSTHLKYGQVIAACEGSLKNLETDYLDLYQIHWPAGFMGSEVVPIAETMRALNDLKEQGKIRAIGVSNFSRRQLEEAAQYGRIDSLQPPYSLFWRKIERDLTPYCIEHNIAILAYSPMAQGLLTGKFGLGHQFEQGDNRAGNQLFQGETYERALQAIEQLRPISDRHHCTLAQLALAWAIAQPQTCAIAGARNAQQSLENAKAVDVKLSEADLQAIDRIGRLVTDRLDDRPAMWEFANDAPV, encoded by the coding sequence ATGGAAAAACGAACCCTCGGTCGCTCGGAGGTCCAGATTGCCCCCATCCTCATGGGGACTTGGCAGGCTGGCAAAAACCTATGGGTGGGCATTGAAGACGAGCAGACAACCCAGGCCATTCGAGCGGCGGTGGAAGCTGGGATGACCACAATCGACACCGCCGAGATCTACGGTGAGGGATATTCCGAACGCATCATCGCCACTGCTCTTGCCGGATTGCCTCGCGATCGCGTCGAACTGGCCTCTAAGGTATTTTCCACTCATCTCAAGTACGGGCAAGTGATTGCCGCTTGCGAAGGGTCGCTCAAAAACCTCGAGACAGATTACCTAGATCTCTACCAGATTCACTGGCCAGCCGGATTCATGGGCAGCGAGGTGGTGCCGATCGCAGAAACTATGCGGGCGCTCAATGACTTGAAGGAGCAAGGCAAGATTCGGGCGATCGGCGTCTCCAACTTTTCTCGCCGCCAGCTCGAAGAAGCCGCCCAATACGGACGCATCGACAGCCTGCAACCTCCCTATTCCCTCTTCTGGCGCAAGATTGAGCGAGATCTTACCCCCTATTGCATCGAACACAATATCGCAATTTTGGCCTACTCCCCGATGGCACAAGGTCTGCTGACGGGCAAGTTCGGTCTCGGTCACCAGTTCGAGCAGGGGGATAATCGAGCAGGCAATCAGTTGTTCCAAGGGGAAACCTACGAACGGGCTTTGCAGGCAATAGAGCAATTGCGCCCGATCTCCGATCGACACCACTGCACCCTCGCCCAGTTGGCCCTCGCCTGGGCGATCGCCCAACCCCAAACCTGTGCGATCGCCGGAGCCAGAAATGCCCAGCAGTCTTTAGAAAACGCTAAAGCTGTCGATGTGAAATTAAGCGAGGCCGATTTGCAAGCGATCGATCGCATTGGGCGCTTGGTGACCGATCGCCTGGACGATCGGCCTGCCATGTGGGAATTTGCGAACGATGCCCCGGTTTGA
- the thiD gene encoding bifunctional hydroxymethylpyrimidine kinase/phosphomethylpyrimidine kinase, with amino-acid sequence MTAATSIPATERTPPIALTIAGSDSGGGAGIQADLRTFTMHRVHGTCAITCVTAQNTVGVHRVDTLPPEAIAAQIEAVATDLAPQAVKIGMLLNREIIEAVAAAIQKHSLTNVVVDPVMVSRAGAQLLADKAIASMRALMLPSANVLTPNRYEAQILSGLPINTLEDMQAAARKIHTLGPQSVLVKGGSMTGDYRGTDVWFDGDRLEIFETAAIATTHTHGTGCTLSAAIAAQLALGQSPKEAILRAKQFVTEAIANALAIGSGQGPIGHFYARPVL; translated from the coding sequence ATGACAGCAGCCACCAGCATCCCAGCCACCGAACGCACCCCCCCGATCGCCCTCACCATTGCGGGGTCCGATAGTGGCGGCGGAGCGGGCATTCAAGCGGATTTGCGCACATTTACCATGCATCGGGTCCACGGAACCTGTGCGATTACCTGCGTGACAGCGCAAAACACCGTGGGGGTCCATCGGGTCGATACTCTGCCCCCCGAAGCGATCGCCGCTCAAATTGAAGCCGTCGCCACCGACCTCGCTCCCCAAGCAGTCAAAATCGGAATGCTACTCAATCGCGAGATTATCGAAGCAGTGGCAGCAGCCATCCAGAAACACTCGCTGACAAATGTAGTGGTGGACCCAGTCATGGTCTCGCGAGCGGGAGCACAACTGTTGGCTGACAAGGCGATCGCCTCCATGCGCGCCCTCATGCTTCCCTCAGCCAATGTTCTCACCCCCAACCGCTACGAGGCCCAAATCTTAAGTGGGCTGCCAATCAATACTCTGGAGGACATGCAAGCAGCGGCTCGCAAAATCCACACCCTCGGACCTCAATCCGTGCTAGTCAAGGGAGGATCGATGACAGGAGACTATCGGGGAACCGATGTTTGGTTCGATGGCGATCGCCTAGAAATATTCGAGACTGCAGCAATCGCGACCACCCACACCCACGGCACGGGCTGCACGTTATCAGCAGCGATCGCCGCTCAACTGGCGCTCGGACAGTCCCCCAAAGAAGCCATCCTACGGGCCAAACAGTTTGTTACAGAGGCGATCGCGAATGCTTTGGCGATCGGCAGCGGACAGGGACCCATCGGCCACTTTTATGCACGGCCAGTGTTGTGA
- a CDS encoding RluA family pseudouridine synthase, with product MTSTETIESYSLDVPVAGAGQRLDRWLASQLDLSRSRIQSLIFHGKVERNGGLCNDKKTALQAGDRIYLEVPPPLEVDLRPEAIPLDILYEDDELLVLDKPKGMVVHPSAGHPSGTLVNALLAHCKNLSGINGERRPGIVHRLDKDTSGALVVAKSDRAHQHLQAQIQAKTARREYLGVVFGRPRQTSGTIIAAIGRHPHERKKMAVVPADKGRHAVTHWTVLEPLGNYTLMHYQLETGRTHQIRVHSAHIGHPLVGDPTYTHSRTTPVTLSGQALHAWKLSFKHPVTGEAIAIEAPPPAEFERLLNRLRQQ from the coding sequence ATGACATCCACTGAGACGATCGAATCCTATAGCTTGGATGTTCCCGTTGCCGGTGCGGGGCAGCGGCTCGATCGCTGGCTGGCCTCCCAGCTCGATCTGTCGCGATCGCGGATTCAGAGCTTGATTTTTCACGGCAAGGTGGAGCGCAATGGCGGACTTTGCAATGATAAGAAGACGGCTTTGCAGGCGGGCGATCGCATCTATCTCGAAGTGCCGCCTCCGCTAGAGGTCGATCTGAGGCCCGAGGCCATCCCCCTCGATATTTTGTACGAAGACGACGAGCTTTTAGTGCTCGACAAGCCTAAAGGGATGGTGGTCCATCCCAGCGCCGGTCATCCTTCGGGCACCCTCGTCAATGCTCTTCTGGCCCACTGCAAAAATCTGTCTGGCATTAATGGAGAACGGCGCCCCGGCATTGTCCATCGCTTAGACAAAGACACCAGTGGTGCATTGGTGGTGGCCAAAAGCGATCGCGCCCACCAGCACTTGCAGGCGCAAATTCAAGCCAAGACGGCCCGCCGCGAATATCTGGGTGTCGTTTTCGGGCGTCCCCGCCAGACCAGTGGCACTATCATCGCTGCTATAGGCCGCCATCCCCACGAGCGCAAGAAAATGGCGGTTGTCCCTGCCGATAAGGGTCGCCACGCCGTCACCCATTGGACGGTGCTGGAACCCCTCGGCAACTACACCCTGATGCACTATCAATTGGAGACAGGGCGCACCCATCAAATCCGCGTCCACAGTGCCCATATCGGCCACCCTCTTGTGGGCGATCCCACCTACACCCACAGCCGCACCACACCGGTCACCCTCAGCGGTCAAGCTCTACACGCCTGGAAGCTCAGCTTCAAACATCCCGTTACGGGTGAGGCGATCGCGATCGAAGCTCCGCCTCCGGCAGAGTTCGAGCGGCTTTTAAACAGGCTGCGGCAGCAGTGA
- a CDS encoding valine--pyruvate transaminase produces MKPPLTQLGHRMSRLTGVRAIMKDIIETLSDAEVEWINLSAGNPVILPEVEQMWRQYGRELLEEPQFGEVVCRYGSSQGYEPLIEAIADTFNTLYGWNLTRRHVLITPGSQSLYFFAANCFGGVSPAGHSQSILLPLSPDYTGYNGACLDPSVLQALQPNIDRLGPHRFKYCPDFDRLQVDDTIGAILFSRPCNPSGNVIATADVERLALVAAQHNIPVLVDSAYAPPFPNLAFTDMDLVWGDNIIHCLSLSKAGLPGERIGIAIAQPELLHPLECFLANAAIHSSRFGQAIAAKAIASGELAQLSKTVIQPHYRHKFERLEAAFDRDMPDDIPWALHAGEGAIFAWLWLEDLPVSDVELYEAIKQEGVILVPGQSFFPGLQEDWVHKRQCLRISLTATVEEIERGVTAIAKVVERTYNKPAFAMAAK; encoded by the coding sequence GTGAAACCTCCTCTGACGCAACTGGGGCATCGCATGTCTCGTTTGACTGGCGTGCGCGCCATTATGAAGGACATCATCGAGACACTGTCCGACGCGGAGGTTGAGTGGATTAACCTGAGCGCGGGCAACCCGGTGATTTTGCCCGAAGTCGAACAGATGTGGCGCCAATACGGTCGCGAGTTGCTGGAGGAGCCGCAGTTTGGCGAGGTGGTCTGCCGCTACGGATCGAGCCAAGGATACGAACCGCTGATCGAAGCGATCGCGGATACTTTCAATACCCTCTACGGCTGGAACCTCACCCGCCGTCACGTTCTGATTACCCCCGGCAGCCAATCCCTCTATTTTTTTGCGGCCAACTGCTTTGGCGGAGTTTCTCCGGCTGGCCACTCGCAATCGATCCTGCTGCCCCTCAGTCCCGACTACACAGGCTACAACGGGGCTTGTCTCGACCCCAGCGTATTGCAGGCGTTGCAGCCCAATATCGATCGCCTCGGTCCCCATCGGTTCAAATACTGCCCCGATTTCGATCGCCTGCAGGTGGACGACACCATCGGAGCCATCTTATTTTCCCGTCCCTGCAATCCCAGCGGTAATGTGATAGCGACTGCCGATGTGGAACGCCTCGCTCTTGTAGCGGCCCAGCACAATATTCCTGTCCTAGTCGACTCTGCCTACGCTCCTCCGTTCCCCAATTTGGCCTTTACCGACATGGACTTGGTTTGGGGGGATAATATCATTCACTGTCTGAGTTTGTCGAAAGCGGGATTGCCGGGGGAACGGATCGGCATTGCGATCGCCCAACCGGAACTGCTACACCCACTCGAATGCTTTCTGGCGAATGCCGCGATCCATTCCTCCCGCTTCGGTCAGGCCATTGCGGCTAAGGCGATCGCCTCTGGAGAGCTGGCACAGTTATCCAAAACGGTTATCCAGCCCCACTACCGCCACAAATTCGAACGGTTAGAAGCTGCCTTCGATCGCGATATGCCCGATGACATTCCCTGGGCGTTGCACGCAGGCGAAGGGGCTATTTTTGCCTGGTTGTGGTTGGAGGATTTACCCGTCAGCGATGTCGAGCTCTACGAAGCGATCAAGCAGGAGGGGGTCATTCTCGTTCCCGGTCAATCCTTCTTCCCCGGCTTGCAAGAGGACTGGGTCCACAAGCGGCAATGTTTGCGGATTAGTTTGACGGCAACGGTGGAGGAGATCGAGCGCGGGGTGACGGCGATCGCCAAAGTAGTGGAACGCACCTACAATAAACCTGCATTTGCGATGGCGGCAAAATAA
- a CDS encoding SRPBCC family protein: MVATVSVTQPRLEGLLERPVCGWVAQRSHAQVAQLRAGEILLDYQVLSNRRALVQVEMYLQRPRWQIWQRLTDYANWTQLLPNILKSEVRLQGIERRLIQAAGFEMPFRSPQVEIELTVRECEGRRVEFELASGSFAEFMATLSLSDCEAGTFVRYSVEALLLWSLPRMAIEHGIRCILPHNLKALRDRLGVANPQL, translated from the coding sequence ATGGTTGCAACGGTATCGGTGACTCAGCCCAGACTAGAAGGCTTGCTCGAAAGACCGGTCTGTGGCTGGGTGGCCCAGCGATCGCACGCTCAAGTGGCTCAACTGAGGGCCGGGGAAATATTGCTGGACTATCAAGTCCTGTCAAACCGTAGAGCGCTGGTGCAAGTGGAAATGTATTTGCAGCGGCCTCGCTGGCAGATTTGGCAGCGCCTGACCGATTATGCCAATTGGACTCAGCTACTTCCCAATATTCTCAAAAGTGAGGTGCGCTTGCAGGGAATTGAGAGACGGCTGATTCAGGCGGCGGGTTTTGAGATGCCGTTTCGATCGCCGCAGGTGGAAATCGAATTGACAGTGCGGGAGTGCGAAGGCCGTCGGGTTGAGTTCGAGCTGGCTAGCGGCAGCTTTGCAGAATTTATGGCGACACTATCGTTGAGCGATTGCGAAGCGGGCACGTTCGTGCGCTACAGCGTGGAGGCGTTGCTGTTATGGTCGCTGCCGCGCATGGCGATCGAACATGGAATTCGATGCATCTTGCCCCACAACCTCAAAGCCTTGCGCGATCGCCTGGGGGTTGCCAATCCCCAGCTCTAG
- a CDS encoding pyridoxal phosphate-dependent aminotransferase encodes MKLASRVAHLTPSMTLAIAAKAKALKAEGVDICGFGAGEPDFDTPPHICEAAIQAIRDGHTHYGPVAGMPALREAIASKLAEENGLPYTPEQVMVSNGGKQTLFNAAMALLEPGDEVILPAPYWLSYPEMATLAGAESVVVPTSEANGFKLTPEQLKGAITPRSKLLILTSPSNPTGTMYAREELEAIAEIVVERDLYVISDEIYEKLVYDGATATSIGSLGAEIFARTILSSGFAKAYAMTGWRLGYLAGPLELIRATTAIQSHSTSNVCSFAQYGALAAYTSPESEPAVAKMRDTFDRRRHVMHDGLVSIPGITCVKPQGAFYLFPNISGTGLKSLAFCDRLLEEQQVAAVPGIAFGADDHIRLSYATDLETIEQGLFRLRAFMEPLV; translated from the coding sequence GTGAAGCTGGCAAGTCGCGTAGCGCATCTGACCCCATCAATGACCTTGGCGATCGCCGCGAAAGCGAAAGCCCTCAAGGCCGAAGGTGTGGATATTTGTGGATTTGGAGCGGGGGAACCAGATTTCGATACCCCCCCTCACATTTGCGAGGCTGCGATTCAGGCCATTCGGGACGGCCACACCCATTACGGGCCGGTAGCGGGCATGCCCGCCTTGCGAGAGGCGATCGCCTCCAAGCTGGCTGAGGAAAATGGCCTACCCTATACCCCCGAGCAAGTGATGGTCTCGAATGGGGGCAAGCAAACGCTCTTTAATGCAGCGATGGCGTTGTTGGAGCCGGGAGACGAGGTGATTTTGCCCGCACCTTACTGGCTCAGCTATCCCGAAATGGCGACTCTGGCCGGAGCAGAATCCGTCGTGGTGCCCACCAGCGAAGCCAATGGGTTCAAACTCACCCCCGAGCAACTCAAAGGGGCCATCACCCCCCGCAGCAAGCTCTTGATCCTCACCTCTCCCTCCAACCCGACTGGAACGATGTACGCGCGGGAGGAGCTGGAGGCGATCGCCGAGATCGTCGTGGAGCGAGATTTGTACGTTATCTCCGACGAGATCTATGAAAAGTTAGTTTACGACGGTGCCACCGCCACCAGCATCGGCAGTCTCGGGGCCGAGATTTTCGCTCGCACGATTCTCAGTAGCGGTTTTGCCAAAGCCTACGCCATGACCGGTTGGCGATTGGGATATCTGGCAGGCCCGCTAGAACTGATTCGGGCAACCACTGCCATTCAAAGCCACAGCACCTCAAACGTCTGTTCCTTTGCGCAATATGGCGCACTGGCGGCCTATACTAGCCCCGAGTCGGAGCCAGCCGTGGCTAAAATGCGCGACACTTTCGATCGCCGCCGCCATGTCATGCATGACGGTCTCGTATCCATTCCCGGCATTACCTGCGTCAAACCCCAGGGAGCGTTTTACTTGTTTCCGAATATTAGCGGAACGGGCCTGAAGTCGTTGGCGTTTTGCGATCGCCTCTTAGAGGAACAGCAGGTGGCCGCAGTTCCTGGTATTGCGTTTGGGGCTGACGACCACATTCGCCTGTCTTACGCTACGGATTTAGAAACGATTGAGCAGGGCTTATTCCGCCTGCGCGCATTTATGGAACCGCTGGTTTAG
- a CDS encoding TVP38/TMEM64 family protein codes for MNLSSSQTPRRIRLGLLLAGIIATSIAAPALAQEAAGGGFNPQQLLVNALSNIESWGAWGPLAFIGLYIVATVAFLPGSILTLGAGFVFGVVEGAIFVFIGAMVGATAAFIVGRYVARGWVAKKIEGNRNFKAIDDAIGREGGKLMFLIRLSPAFPFNVLNYAMGLTQISLRDYIWGTTGILPGTIMYVYLGSLAGDLATIGAGESPTNPAITWTIRIVGLLATIAVTVYVTKLARKALKSKLNTEEQPQMAEEMSS; via the coding sequence ATGAACCTTTCGTCTTCCCAGACCCCTCGTCGCATTCGCCTCGGCCTGCTACTGGCAGGGATAATCGCAACTTCGATCGCCGCTCCGGCCCTCGCCCAAGAGGCTGCGGGCGGAGGCTTTAACCCCCAGCAGTTACTGGTGAATGCACTCAGCAATATTGAAAGCTGGGGAGCATGGGGACCGCTGGCCTTTATTGGCCTTTATATTGTGGCCACCGTCGCTTTTTTACCCGGCTCCATTTTGACTTTGGGAGCTGGGTTTGTGTTTGGTGTGGTCGAGGGAGCTATTTTCGTCTTCATTGGGGCTATGGTTGGGGCTACGGCAGCCTTTATTGTGGGTCGATATGTGGCCCGAGGATGGGTTGCTAAGAAGATTGAGGGCAATCGCAACTTCAAGGCAATTGACGATGCGATCGGTCGCGAAGGGGGCAAGCTCATGTTCTTGATCCGTCTCTCTCCTGCATTTCCCTTCAACGTGCTCAACTATGCGATGGGGCTGACCCAAATTTCTTTGCGCGACTACATTTGGGGCACCACGGGTATTTTGCCGGGAACCATCATGTACGTCTACTTAGGATCTCTAGCGGGGGATTTGGCCACCATTGGTGCTGGTGAATCTCCCACTAATCCTGCCATCACTTGGACCATTCGCATTGTGGGACTGCTGGCAACCATTGCAGTGACGGTCTATGTGACTAAACTGGCTCGAAAAGCTCTAAAGAGCAAGCTAAATACGGAAGAGCAGCCACAGATGGCGGAAGAGATGAGCTCTTAA
- a CDS encoding TVP38/TMEM64 family protein, which yields MTAERRRKRRIEQSGLPEAGRALLRYLSMPRVWVAIAILALLAILFLSPLGDRFHHERLVSDLEMLGTLAPALFVLGHVIATSLGVPGTVLTVAGGAVFGLLWGTLWSVLGATLGSSSAFLLARYFFHDWAVKRYGKHPLLVRLNKSIDRHCLKLVLAVRLFPISPFNLVNFLFGLTKAPLNEYALATAIGIIPGTALYTWIGATGREMLEGGNSFPFGMAIAFLTLLSVLPIFIKRWR from the coding sequence ATGACAGCCGAACGACGCCGGAAGAGAAGGATAGAGCAGAGTGGCTTACCCGAGGCAGGTCGGGCCTTGCTCAGATACCTGTCTATGCCTCGGGTGTGGGTGGCGATCGCCATTCTCGCGCTGTTAGCCATACTCTTTCTCAGCCCCCTCGGCGATCGCTTTCACCACGAACGGTTGGTGAGCGATCTGGAAATGCTGGGGACGCTGGCTCCGGCGCTGTTTGTTTTGGGGCACGTCATTGCCACGAGCCTGGGTGTGCCGGGGACCGTGCTGACGGTAGCAGGCGGTGCAGTATTCGGCCTCCTGTGGGGAACGCTTTGGTCTGTGCTGGGGGCAACGTTGGGGTCGAGTAGTGCCTTTTTGTTAGCCCGCTATTTCTTCCACGATTGGGCGGTGAAGCGATATGGCAAACATCCTTTGCTGGTGCGGCTGAATAAGTCGATCGACCGCCACTGCCTCAAATTGGTGTTGGCGGTGCGGTTATTTCCGATTTCCCCGTTCAATCTAGTCAATTTCCTGTTTGGCTTGACTAAGGCACCGCTGAACGAGTATGCCTTGGCAACTGCGATCGGCATTATTCCCGGAACTGCCCTGTACACTTGGATTGGCGCAACGGGACGAGAGATGTTGGAAGGGGGCAATTCGTTCCCGTTTGGCATGGCGATCGCCTTTCTCACCTTATTATCGGTGCTGCCAATTTTTATCAAGCGCTGGCGTTAG